A window of the Lolium perenne isolate Kyuss_39 chromosome 7, Kyuss_2.0, whole genome shotgun sequence genome harbors these coding sequences:
- the LOC127316589 gene encoding uncharacterized protein produces MSDSVLQDLKSAQPAGLEKSKESSVEPCNAKPVLNGSKCVKKEEKPLTECPDVTNGCDVAAVDVEYIDSENLTDLLDVDASLSTLLARLESKDWVKTCEALNNVRQLAIYHKERLQELLEPLVPLIVKSVKNPRSALCKTALMTCPDIFKAYGELMVDSIDLLLMPLFLKSSQDKRFVCEAAEAALMSMTSWISPSVLLPKMQPYLKNRNPRIRAKASVCFSNSVPRLGVEGIKEYGMDKLIQVAATQLSDQLPESREAARKLSLELQAFYERSQASSSGEGDSTSATSPEAESWEAFCQSKLSTLSAQSILRATVGVPVAPKETGIPVALKEAGIALKEGGISIAVKEGAVLVAPKEDGAPVAPKEGATALGC; encoded by the exons ATGTCAGATAGCGTGTTGCAAGATCTCAAGTCAGCTCAACCAGCTGGGCTGGAGAAAAGCAAAGAGAGTTCCGTGGAACCCTGCAATGCTAAGCCTGTGTTGAACGGCAGCAAGTGTGTCAAGAAGGAAGAGAAGCCTCTAACTGAATGTCCTGATGTGACCAATGGATGCGACGTTGCAGCTGTAGATGTTGAGTACATTGATTCTGAGAATCTCACTGATCTCCTGGATGTTGACGCAAGCCTTAGC ACTCTGCTTGCAAGGCTGGAGTCAAAGGACTGGGTCAAGACATGTGAAGCTCTCAACAATGTTCGTCAGCTGGCCATATATCACAAGGAAAGGTTGCAGGAGCTGCT GGAGCCTCTAGTTCCTCTTATTGTGAAATCTGTTAAGAATCCAAGGAGTGCTCTATGTAAAACCGCGCTTATGACCTGCCCTGACATCTTTAAGGCGTATGGTGAACTAATGGTCGACTCAATTGACCTTCTG CTGATGCCGCTATTTCTGAAATCTTCACAAGACAAGCGCTTCGTTTGTGAAGCTGCTGAGGCAGCCCTTATGTCAATGACAAGCTGGATCTCCCCTTCTGTATTGTTACCTAAAATGCAGCCCTACCTCAAGAACAGGAATCCACGGATTAGAGCAAAGGCATCTGTTTGTTTCAGCAACAGTGTACCACGCCTT GGTGTTGAAGGAATCAAAGAATATGGAATGGATAAGCTCATCCAGGTCGCAGCAACCCAGCTCAGTGACCAGCTTCCCGAGTCAAGGGAGGCTGCTCGCAAGCTGTCACTGGAGCTGCAAGCATTCTACGAGAGGTCTCAAGCCTCAAGTTCAGGAGAAGGTGACAGCACATCTGCTACCTCACCAGAAGCTGAATCCTGGGAGGCTTTCTGCCAATCTAAGCTTTCCACACTAAGTGCCCAATCAATCCTTCGTGCCACTGTGGGTGTCCCTGTTGCCCCAAAAGAAACCGGCATTCCTGTTGCTCTAAAAGAAGCCGGCATTGCTCTTAAAGAAGGTGGCATCTCTATTGCTGTAAAAGAAGGCGCTGTCCTGGTTGCTCCAAAAGAAGACGGTGCTCCTGTTGCTCCAAAAGAAGGTGCCACGGCCTTGGGTTGCTAG